AAAATTTATGCAGAAAAATGGGCTCATAAACTATCCTCTCAATTAATTGATAAAAAACACAAGCATATGATCTTTACTCTTCCTAAAGAAATTTGGAACTACCCAATTATTAAAAGAGATTTATTAGCTACTTTTTCTGAGCATATCAAAACTCTTTTTAAAGCTTGGTTTAAGAAATATGATATTGAAAATTTCGGACTGATTGTTGCTATTCATACTTTTAGTAGAGATTCTTCTTTTCATCCTCATTTTCATGTAATTCTTTCCCTCGGTGGTTTTAAAAAGAATCTTACGTGGAAAAGCCTTGAGTTTTTCCCACCTAAATTTTTCAATAATTCTTGGAGATATTTAGTTCTTAAAAGTATCGCTAATGCTTATCCTAAATGCAAAAAAACTAAAGAAATCATATCTCTTTGTTACAAAAAAGATTTTTTCATTAATCTTAAAGGTGAAACCCTTGATAACGAAGTTAGCGCATTAAAATATATTGGACGTTATCTCATGA
The genomic region above belongs to Psychrilyobacter piezotolerans and contains:
- a CDS encoding IS91 family transposase, whose translation is KIYAEKWAHKLSSQLIDKKHKHMIFTLPKEIWNYPIIKRDLLATFSEHIKTLFKAWFKKYDIENFGLIVAIHTFSRDSSFHPHFHVILSLGGFKKNLTWKSLEFFPPKFFNNSWRYLVLKSIANAYPKCKKTKEIISLCYKKDFFINLKGETLDNEVSALKYIGRYLMRPAIAEYRITKFENNQVTFWYIDVATKEKIFLTLPLFKFIGRLILHINPKGFKAIRRYGFYARNIKTNLKSHIRCFFKKKISAIIPLTWRERIFKIYGKDPLICPNCFTEMKLTSFHHKKYGD